One Vigna unguiculata cultivar IT97K-499-35 chromosome 7, ASM411807v1, whole genome shotgun sequence genomic region harbors:
- the LOC114191923 gene encoding cleavage stimulating factor 64, with product MATSQSQHRCVFVGNIPYDATEEQLVEICQEVGPVVSFRLVIDRETGKPKGYGFCEYKDEETALSARRNLQGYEINGRQLRVDFAENDKGTDRNREQGRGGPGMSTNVDPQKQVGGPAGEAVQHQPIGLHIAITAATVMTAALGGAQFGIQSNQNSLQSQSALAHDPLTLHLAKMSRSQLTEMISELKGMATQNKDLARQLLLSRPQLPKALFQAQIMLGMVSSQVLQMPNLRLVSDQPSQSITNEGQLGQPPLVQTLPGLPPHGQSKLQSGLTPYAQEGQVSTILHNPLAPNQLTAHPKPPVQPRIPIQQHPNNLVLPGTLSGQPNLLLPSVRPGLGSLSVRPPIQPTTSTALNQQMHVSLLQNSTHVGNSTVGHNIQMVRPDANFQPGPSISSSTSQLLSKGDKSSNITYSNMPLGMEKTNMVRDSSESFSRPSKLMKLDEGRSTPLSTGMSDVPVNDGPSHNLGRSSLPVHATPKAEGQYSELQSSQLPPDVESVLLQQVLNLTPEQLSSLPPEQQQQVIQLQQALRRDQMQPS from the exons ATGGCCACCTCCCAGTCCCAGCATCGCTGCGTTTTCG TTGGGAATATACCGTATGATGCCACAGAGGAACAGCTTGTCGAAATCTGCCAGGAGGTTGGTCCAGTAGTCTCATTCAG ATTAGTTATTGACAGGGAAACTGGGAAACCAAAAGGTTATGGATTCTGTGAGTATAAGGATGAAGAGACAGCTTTAAGCGCTAGACGAAATCTTCAGGGTTATGAAATTAATGGTCGGCAATTACGTGTTGATTTTGCCGAAAATGACAAAGGGACTGACAGAAATAGAGAACAG GGTCGTGGCGGGCCTGGAATGTCAACAAATGTTG ACCCTCAGAAACAAGTTGGTGGCCCAGCTGGGGAAGCTGTTCAGCATCAGCCTATTGGTCTTCATATTGCCATAACAGCTGCAACTGTTATGACAGCGGCTCTAGGCGGTGCTCAGTTTGGTATTCAGTCAAATCAAAATAGTTTGCAGAGTCAGTCAGCATTGGCACATGATCCTTTAACTCTGCATCTGGCCAAAATGTCCAGGAGTCAGCTTACAGAGATGATATCTGAACTCAAG GGAATGGCTACACAAAACAAGGATCTGGCTCGCCAGCTGTTGCTTTCAAGGCCACAGTTGCCCAAGGCTCTTTTCCAG GCTCAAATCATGCTAGGAATGGTGTCTTCTCAAGTG TTACAAATGCCAAACCTTAGGCTGGTTTCAGATCAACCCTCACAGTCTATAACGAATGAAGGTCAGCTGGGTCAACCACCATTGGTGCAAACTCTGCCCGGCCTTCCTCCTCATGGACAGAGCAAATTGCAGTCTGGTTTGACACCTTATGCTCAAGAAGGCCAAGTCAGCACCATACTTCATAATCCTCTGGCTCCTAATCAATTAACTGCTCATCCAAAGCCTCCTGTGCAGCCCCGAATTCCCATTCAACAACATCCAAACAACCTTGTACTGCCTGGAACTTTGTCAGGGCAGCCTAATTTACTGCTTCCTTCTGTGCGCCCAGGTTTGGGTAGTTTGTCCGTCAGGCCTCCAATTCAACCCACAACTTCAACTGCTCTAAACCAGCAAATGCATGTCTCTTTGCTACAAAATTCTACACATGTTGGAAACTCAACTGTTGGACATAATATTCAAATGGTTCGTCCAGATGCCAACTTTCAG CCTGGTCCCTCCATATCGTCATCTACTTCTCAGTTGTTGAGTAAAGGTGATAAATCTTCTAATATAACGTATTCAAACATGCCTTTGGGAATGGAGAAAACAAACATGGTTCGTGATTCTTCAGAATCTTTTTCTCGCCCATCAAAGCTCATGAAATTGGATGAGGGAAGGAGTACACCTCTTTCTACTGGGATGTCAGACGTGCCTGTCAACGATGGACCATCTCATAATCTTGGAAGAAGCTCGTTGCCTGTACATGCTACTCCAAAAGCAGAAGGGCAATACTCCGAGCTACAATCTTCTCAG CTTCCTCCTGATGTGGAGTCTGTTTTGCTGCAACAAGTATTGAATCTGACACCAGAGCAATTGAGTTCCTTACCACCAGAGCAGCAACAACAGGTCATTCAGCTCCAGCAGGCTCTTCGGCGAGATCAGATGCAGCCCTCATAA